In Mus musculus strain C57BL/6J chromosome 1, GRCm38.p6 C57BL/6J, a single genomic region encodes these proteins:
- the Slamf9 gene encoding SLAM family member 9 precursor yields MGALLWSLLLLLQEAKGFSGDDEDPEEVVGVLQESINLSLEIPSNEEIKHIDWLFQNNIAIVKPGKKGQPAVIMAVDPRYRGRVSISESSYSLHISNLTWEDSGLYNAQVNLKTSESHITKSYHLRVYRRLSKPHITVNSNISEEGVCNISLTCSIERAGMDVTYIWLSSQDSTNTSHEGSVLSTSWRPGDKAPSYTCRVSNPISNISSRRISVGSFCADPGYLEKPSMLCLLVKSLFLLLLLAILTVGLCLFRAQKSYETPRVRKLKRNRIKLRKKGKSGPTPV; encoded by the exons ATGGGGGCCCTTCTGTGGTCACTCCTGCTGCTGCTTCAGGAAG CCAAAGGGTTTTCTGGAGATGATGAGGATCCTGAGGAAGTGGTTGGTGTCCTGCAAGAGTCTATCAACCTCTCTCTGGAAATACCATCCAATGAAGAAATTAAGCACATAGACTGGCTCTTTCAAAACAACATTGCCATCGTGAAGCCAGGCAAAAAGGGACAGCCAGCCGTTATCATGGCAGTGGATCCTCGATACCGGGGCAGAGTGAGCATCTCTGAGTCCAGCTACTCCCTGCATATTAGCAATCTGACCTGGGAAGACTCAGGGCTTTACAACGCCCAAGTCAACTTGAAGACATCTGAGTCCCACATCACGAAGTCTTACCATCTCCGTGTCTACC ggAGGCTGTCAAAGCCCCACATCACTGTGAACTCTAACATCTCAGAGGAAGGTGTCTGTAATATATCTCTGACGTGCTCCATAGAGAGAGCAGGCATGGACGTGACCTACATCTGGCTTTCATCACAGGACAGCACTAACACATCCCATGAAGGCTCTGTCCTCAGTACATCCTGGAGGCCTGGTGACAAAGCTCCTTCCTATACTTGCAGGGTCAGCAACCCCATCAGCAACATCAGTTCCCGTCGCATCTCTGTTGGGTCCTTCTGTGCAG ATCCTGGATATCTGGAGAAGCCTTCAATGCTCTGCTTACTGGTTAAGAGCTTGTTCCTTCTCCTACTCTTGGCAATTCTAACTGTGGGACTCTGCCTCTTCCGAGCCCAGAAAAGCTATGAGACGCCAAGGGTGAGGAAACTCAAGAGAAACCGCATCAAactgaggaagaaggggaagtctGGCCCTACTCCCGTCTGA